In Populus nigra chromosome 1, ddPopNigr1.1, whole genome shotgun sequence, one genomic interval encodes:
- the LOC133704727 gene encoding serine/threonine-protein kinase-like protein At3g51990, translating to MGYLSCKADSAIAIISTTPSSQASSSPSTSRTKQEKPIKIRQFNYSDIEAATDGFSDQKLLGKGSHGSVYKAVLRGRHVAVKKPSKDLEIGQEVDNEIEILSKIHSPRFVNLLGFANDTKDRLLVVEFMSNGTLYDTLHSNSRPPNWGRRIRMALQIAKAVDTLHSQNPPVIHRDIKSANVLIDRNFNARLGDFGLALRCGVDDDYRLKSTPPAGTIGYLDPCYVTPDNLSTKTDVFSFGIFLLEIISGRKAIDVGHSPSSIVDWAIPLIKKGKLGAIYDPRTVPLKDPMIRKQLALIASKCVRSCRERRPSMKEVVDWLAALSKLVPLHSWNGFNNPCMMVETMGRPPELTNTQFGSRPQGDGEEILEGIYGKMGRKSVMDTRRVYSDLGFRSNLMELMAWTDAETDGLNLV from the coding sequence ATGGGATACCTTTCTTGCAAGGCAGACTCAGCCATTGCCATAATCTCTACTACACCATCATCTCAAGCATCATCATCTCCTTCTACTTCTAGaaccaaacaagaaaaaccCATCAAGATCCGACAGTTTAACTACAGTGATATTGAAGCTGCCACCGATGGTTTCTCTGACCAGAAACTCCTAGGCAAAGGCAGCCATGGCAGTGTCTACAAGGCTGTTTTACGTGGCCGTCATGTTGCTGTCAAGAAACCCTCAAAGGATCTTGAAATTGGCCAAGAAGTAGATAACGAGATCGAGATCTtgtccaaaattcacagcccaAGATTTGTAAACTTATTAGGCTTTGCTAATGATACTAAGGATAGGTTGCTTGTTGTTGAGTTTATGAGTAATGGTACTCTTTATGATACTCTTCACTCAAATTCTAGACCACCCAATTGGGGTAGAAGAATTAGAATGGCTTTGCAAATAGCTAAGGCTGTTGATACATTACACTCACAAAACCCACCAGTAATTCATAGAGATATTAAGTCTGCAAATGTTTTGATTGACAGGAATTTCAATGCGAGATTGGGTGATTTTGGTTTAGCACTTAGGTGcggtgttgatgatgattataGACTAAAGTCAACCCCACCTGCTGGTACTATTGGCTATCTTGATCCATGTTATGTGACACCAGATAATTTGAGTACTAAAACTGATGTGTTTAGTTTTGGGATTTTTCTGTTGGAGATTATTAGCGGGAGGAAGGCTATTGATGTGGGGCATTCTCCTTCTTCTATTGTCGATTGGGCAATTCCACTCATTAAAAAGGGGAAACTTGGTGCTATTTATGATCCAAGAACTGTCCCGCTTAAGGATCCTATGATTAGGAAGCAGTTGGCTTTGATTGCTTCCAAATGTGTGAGGTCTTGTCGGGAGCGGAGACCTTCCATGAAGGAGGTGGTTGATTGGTTAGCTGCATTGAGTAAATTGGTTCCGCTTCATTCATGGAATGGGTTTAACAATCCATGCATGATGGTGGAGACAATGGGGCGTCCACCAGAACTAACAAATACACAGTTTGGTTCCAGACCACAGGGTGATGGAGAAGAGATTCTGGAAGGAATATATGGTAAAATGGGAAGGAAATCAGTGATGGATACACGGAGAGTGTATTCCGATTTGGGGTTTCGAAGCAATTTGATGGAACTCATGGCCTGGACAGATGCAGAGACTGACGGGTTGAATCTAGTTTGA